Proteins encoded together in one Hymenobacter monticola window:
- the cysS gene encoding cysteine--tRNA ligase gives MSLSLYNTLSRKKEEFQPLHAPQVGVYLCGPTVYSEAHLGNARGPVVFDVLTRYLRHLGYQVRYVRNITDVGHLESDADTGEDKMEKAARAARIEPMQVAQHFTNRYRQHMLGLGCLPPDIEPQASGHIIEQIQVIEEIINNGLAYEVNGSVYFDVPKYNEEGKRYGKLSNRSIEDQLAGTRANLEGQSEKRSPLDFALWKKASPEHIMRWPSPWGEGFPGWHLECSAMSRKYLGDLSDIHGGGLDLMFPHHECEIAQSQGSHSHTDEARFWVHNNMITVNGTKMSKSLGNFVLLGDMFKGPTGPLAFGYSPMVVRFFLLQAHYRSPVDVSDDALQAARKGYRKLMNGLRLVEQWIGGLVDERTGEVAAEEATATTHQPANSPAHQLLALAAKPAEFLNDDLNTPRAVAALFDLLKRFNTLAANPAALAEVGPAALAQAAGTYRTFVQDVLGLSDEPRANVEELLALTLGFYSEAKADKAYDKVDQIRAALKGQGIVIKDTKAGVEWAYSEE, from the coding sequence ATGTCGCTTTCGCTCTATAATACTCTCTCCCGCAAGAAAGAAGAATTCCAGCCCCTGCACGCGCCCCAGGTGGGCGTGTACCTGTGCGGCCCCACGGTGTATAGCGAAGCCCATTTGGGCAACGCCCGCGGCCCGGTGGTGTTCGACGTGCTGACGCGCTACCTGCGCCACCTGGGCTATCAGGTGCGCTACGTGCGCAACATCACCGACGTGGGCCACCTCGAAAGCGACGCCGATACCGGCGAGGACAAGATGGAAAAAGCCGCCCGCGCGGCCCGCATCGAGCCCATGCAGGTGGCCCAGCACTTCACCAACCGCTACCGCCAGCACATGCTGGGCCTGGGCTGCCTGCCGCCCGACATCGAGCCCCAGGCCAGCGGCCACATCATCGAGCAGATTCAGGTCATCGAGGAAATCATCAACAACGGCCTGGCCTACGAGGTCAACGGCTCGGTGTATTTCGACGTGCCCAAGTACAACGAGGAAGGCAAGCGCTACGGCAAGCTCTCGAACCGCAGCATTGAGGACCAGCTGGCCGGCACCCGCGCCAACCTGGAGGGCCAGAGCGAGAAACGCAGCCCGCTGGACTTTGCCCTGTGGAAAAAGGCCTCGCCCGAGCACATCATGCGCTGGCCTTCGCCCTGGGGCGAGGGCTTCCCCGGCTGGCACCTGGAGTGCTCGGCCATGAGCCGCAAGTACCTCGGCGACCTGAGCGACATCCACGGCGGCGGCCTCGACCTGATGTTTCCGCACCACGAGTGCGAGATTGCGCAAAGCCAGGGCAGCCACTCGCACACCGACGAGGCCCGCTTCTGGGTACACAACAACATGATAACCGTGAACGGCACCAAGATGAGCAAGAGCCTGGGCAACTTCGTGTTGCTGGGCGACATGTTCAAGGGCCCGACCGGGCCGCTGGCTTTCGGCTATTCGCCCATGGTGGTGCGCTTCTTCCTGCTGCAGGCCCACTACCGCTCGCCCGTGGACGTGAGCGACGACGCCCTGCAGGCCGCCCGCAAAGGCTACCGCAAGCTGATGAACGGCCTGCGCTTGGTGGAGCAGTGGATTGGTGGATTGGTGGATGAGCGGACGGGTGAAGTAGCGGCTGAAGAAGCCACAGCAACAACCCACCAGCCCGCCAACTCGCCAGCCCACCAATTGCTGGCGCTGGCCGCCAAGCCCGCCGAGTTTCTCAACGACGACCTGAACACGCCCCGCGCCGTGGCCGCGTTGTTCGACCTACTGAAGCGTTTCAACACGCTGGCTGCCAACCCCGCCGCGCTGGCCGAAGTGGGCCCTGCAGCATTGGCGCAGGCGGCCGGCACCTACCGCACCTTCGTGCAGGACGTGCTGGGCCTCAGCGACGAGCCCCGCGCCAACGTGGAAGAGTTGCTGGCCCTCACGCTGGGCTTCTACAGCGAAGCCAAAGCCGACAAGGCCTACGACAAAGTAGACCAGATTCGGGCCGCCCTCAAAGGCCAGGGCATCGTGATAAAAGACACCAAGGCCGGCGTGGAGTGGGCCTATAGTGAGGAGTAA
- a CDS encoding endonuclease/exonuclease/phosphatase family protein, whose product MRRSFAFKLTLLTLGWLLLAIGCEQVPAAAFWPVVFGALTTPVALGCTLLLALYWLRRNWRVAVLPIAALALTWPHVQRGLALHFVAPEMQGETPAEGRPVPLPKVALPRSQFFAVHPNEVSLLSANVRIFNVYAQLREPNNASSTGLIRWLATSPADVLCLQEFYNEPHGSRNDKDIFRAEEFLGRSSGRHSFVSVTLTNKVGSEFGLAIFSRFPIVRRGTITFGKISQNHAMWADVVRPAARTGRGRPDTIRVFNLHLQSMSMADADIAAATESRAGLRQKAPNLLRRFRNGAVARGTQVDTVLARVRRSPYPVLLAGDLNDLPYSYPYDQLADHLQNAWATVGLGIGATYNGRLPGLRIDQQFASKQWEVLGCQVHREMKWSDHFPVESLYRLRH is encoded by the coding sequence GTGCGCCGCTCTTTCGCTTTCAAACTTACCTTGCTCACCTTGGGGTGGCTGCTGCTGGCCATTGGCTGCGAGCAGGTGCCCGCGGCGGCCTTCTGGCCGGTGGTGTTTGGGGCGCTCACCACGCCGGTGGCGCTGGGGTGCACGTTGCTGCTGGCCCTGTACTGGCTGCGGCGAAACTGGCGGGTGGCCGTGCTGCCCATTGCGGCGCTGGCCCTCACCTGGCCGCACGTGCAGCGCGGGCTGGCGCTGCACTTTGTGGCGCCCGAAATGCAGGGCGAAACCCCCGCCGAGGGCCGCCCCGTGCCGTTGCCGAAGGTGGCGCTGCCCCGCTCGCAGTTCTTCGCGGTGCACCCCAATGAGGTGTCGCTGCTGTCGGCCAACGTGCGTATTTTTAATGTGTATGCCCAGCTGCGCGAGCCCAACAATGCCTCCTCCACGGGGCTGATTCGCTGGCTGGCCACCAGCCCGGCCGACGTGCTGTGCCTGCAGGAGTTCTACAACGAGCCCCACGGCTCGCGCAACGACAAAGACATTTTCCGCGCCGAGGAATTTCTGGGGCGCAGCAGTGGGCGGCACTCGTTCGTGTCCGTCACGCTCACCAATAAGGTGGGTTCAGAGTTCGGGCTGGCCATTTTTTCGCGCTTTCCCATTGTGCGGCGCGGCACTATAACGTTTGGCAAAATCTCGCAGAACCACGCCATGTGGGCCGACGTGGTGCGCCCCGCCGCCCGCACCGGCCGCGGCCGCCCCGACACCATTCGCGTGTTTAACCTGCACCTGCAAAGCATGAGCATGGCCGACGCCGACATCGCGGCCGCCACCGAAAGCCGCGCCGGCCTGCGCCAGAAGGCGCCCAACCTGCTGCGCCGTTTCCGCAACGGGGCCGTGGCCCGCGGCACCCAAGTCGACACCGTGCTGGCCCGCGTGCGCCGCTCGCCCTACCCCGTGCTGCTGGCCGGCGACCTCAACGACCTGCCCTATTCCTACCCCTACGACCAGCTGGCCGACCACCTGCAAAACGCCTGGGCCACGGTGGGCCTGGGCATCGGGGCCACTTACAACGGCCGCCTGCCCGGCCTGCGCATCGACCAGCAGTTTGCTTCTAAGCAATGGGAAGTGCTGGGCTGCCAGGTGCACCGCGAAATGAAATGGAGCGACCATTTTCCGGTGGAGAGTCTGTACCGGTTGCGCCATTGA
- a CDS encoding DUF7948 domain-containing protein — protein sequence MTAAQAFGQASEHAGPANHTLEFIENKGQWDARARYEAQLPGGRLFAEADGLTFSLLADGGPARRGHSGAGKAAPPPADSTARGHALKLRFAGAAPATVTAETPTAEHRNYFLGGNAKRWAADVRSFRELRYAGLWPGVSARVYESADQHLEYDFVLAPGARAEAIALRHDGADGLRLDAAGNLLVRTSVGTLTERAPQAWQADAAGRRQAVPCRYVLTGQTVTFDLGKYDHRRPLTIDPVVVFATYTGATADNWGFTATYDAQGNLYSGGIVFDPGYPTSLGAYQTFFAGLFDIGVIKYNTSATGPAARVWATYLGGDGADFPHSLVVNSQGELLILGSTGSTGVVGSATAFPTTTGALQRTFRGGGNTATPFGFGGYPYDSPTGSDLIISRLSANGSALLASTYLGGSGNDGLLPVNANTSAYSNTPQLAHNYGDPFRSDIIVDAADNVYIATHTTSLDFPMARGFNSTYRGGTSDGVVCKLNPGLSALTWGSYLGGSGADGAYSIQLEPTSGDVYVAGGTLSPNFPTTAGAYRPTRPGNVDGFVTRIAANGTSVVRSTYVGTADYDQAYFLQLGTDGGVYLLGQTVGQFPVTAGLYNTPGATQFIQKLDANLGQSLLSTVFGSTDPAQRYLVNLDPTAFLVDQCDRVYVCGWGGQVNSGYPYMDFNGYTTGLPTTPDAAQSATDGSDFYLAQFSAGLTSLAYATFYGDPTPGTEGEHVDGGTSRFDPRGIVYQAVCSCFSTNGFPIPPGANYYSATNNSFSGTTFNVACNNASFVLNFQPSIANAGSAQTVCATAGPVALVGAPAGGVWSGPGVTGSAATGFVFTPSLALLGVQTLTYTVISTGACTTSDTRRVTVTPPPAATFAPLPQQAYCLPAPGAPVLAPVRLTGTPAGGTFSGPGVTGSVATGFFFTPNLAAGTYQLTYSVTANNCTATATQAVLLANIPAPTVLADTAICPGSTQAFRLRGAPAGGTFSGPGVTGSVATGFFFTPPAGFTGPATLTYSYANSAGCAGTTTQRITTAAVPQLAPTWAPVFCPETRFAPLSLRFTLAGSGIPSPASVVWDFGDGTQSTDANPTHTYAAAGTYRPLLRLRYNNNKCETQAALPVVEVREQRIPNIITPNGDDQNQFFRLGPDCPPRLQVFSRWGQQVLDAPAYRDDWKAEGQPDGVYYYLLTYPDGRKLKGWVEVVR from the coding sequence TTGACGGCCGCGCAGGCTTTCGGCCAGGCCAGCGAACACGCCGGGCCGGCCAACCACACCCTCGAATTCATTGAGAACAAGGGCCAATGGGACGCCCGCGCCCGCTACGAGGCCCAGCTGCCGGGCGGCCGCTTGTTTGCCGAGGCCGATGGGCTCACCTTCTCGCTGCTGGCCGACGGCGGCCCCGCCCGTCGGGGGCACTCCGGCGCCGGCAAGGCGGCCCCGCCCCCGGCCGACAGCACCGCCCGCGGCCACGCCCTGAAGCTGCGGTTTGCGGGCGCCGCGCCGGCCACCGTGACGGCCGAAACGCCCACCGCCGAGCACCGCAACTATTTCCTGGGCGGCAACGCCAAGCGCTGGGCCGCCGACGTGCGCAGCTTCCGCGAGCTGCGCTACGCCGGGCTGTGGCCGGGCGTGAGCGCCCGCGTGTACGAAAGCGCCGACCAGCACTTGGAATACGACTTCGTGTTGGCGCCTGGGGCCCGGGCCGAAGCCATTGCCCTGCGCCACGACGGCGCCGACGGCCTGCGCCTCGACGCCGCCGGCAACCTGCTGGTGCGCACCAGCGTGGGCACCCTCACCGAACGGGCCCCGCAGGCCTGGCAGGCCGATGCCGCCGGCCGGCGCCAAGCCGTGCCCTGCCGCTACGTGCTGACCGGCCAGACCGTGACTTTCGACCTGGGCAAGTACGACCACCGGCGCCCGCTGACCATCGACCCGGTGGTGGTGTTTGCCACCTACACCGGCGCCACGGCCGACAACTGGGGCTTCACGGCGACCTACGATGCGCAGGGCAACCTCTATTCCGGCGGCATCGTGTTCGACCCGGGCTACCCGACCAGTCTGGGGGCCTACCAAACGTTCTTCGCGGGGTTGTTCGACATCGGCGTTATCAAGTACAACACCAGCGCGACGGGGCCGGCGGCGCGGGTGTGGGCCACTTATTTGGGCGGCGACGGGGCCGATTTTCCGCACAGCTTGGTGGTGAACAGCCAGGGCGAGCTGCTGATTCTGGGCTCGACGGGCTCGACGGGCGTGGTGGGGTCGGCCACGGCGTTCCCGACCACGACCGGGGCGCTGCAGCGCACCTTCCGGGGCGGCGGCAATACTGCGACGCCGTTCGGCTTCGGCGGCTATCCTTACGATTCTCCTACCGGCTCCGACTTGATTATAAGCCGGCTCAGCGCCAACGGCTCGGCCCTGCTGGCGTCGACCTACCTGGGCGGCAGCGGCAACGACGGCCTGCTGCCGGTGAATGCGAACACGTCGGCTTACAGCAACACGCCGCAGCTGGCCCACAACTACGGCGACCCGTTTCGGAGCGACATCATTGTGGACGCGGCCGACAATGTGTACATCGCCACGCACACCACGTCGCTGGATTTTCCGATGGCCCGCGGCTTCAACAGCACCTACCGCGGCGGCACCTCCGACGGGGTGGTGTGCAAGCTCAACCCCGGCCTCTCGGCCCTGACCTGGGGCAGCTACCTGGGCGGCTCCGGCGCCGACGGGGCCTATTCCATTCAGCTGGAACCCACCAGCGGCGACGTGTACGTGGCCGGCGGCACGCTCAGCCCGAACTTTCCCACCACGGCGGGCGCCTACCGCCCCACCCGACCGGGCAACGTGGATGGTTTCGTGACGCGCATTGCGGCCAACGGCACCAGCGTGGTGCGCTCCACCTACGTGGGCACGGCCGACTACGACCAGGCCTATTTTCTGCAGCTGGGCACCGATGGCGGGGTGTATTTGCTGGGCCAGACGGTGGGGCAGTTTCCGGTGACGGCCGGCCTGTACAACACGCCCGGCGCTACGCAATTCATTCAGAAGCTCGACGCCAATCTGGGGCAAAGCCTGCTCTCGACGGTTTTCGGCAGCACCGACCCCGCGCAACGCTACCTCGTCAACCTCGACCCCACGGCTTTTCTGGTGGACCAGTGCGACCGGGTGTACGTGTGCGGCTGGGGCGGGCAGGTGAACAGCGGTTATCCGTACATGGATTTCAATGGCTACACCACCGGCCTGCCCACCACGCCGGACGCCGCCCAATCCGCCACCGACGGGTCTGATTTTTACCTGGCGCAGTTTTCGGCCGGCCTCACCAGCTTGGCGTACGCCACCTTCTACGGCGACCCCACGCCCGGCACCGAAGGCGAGCACGTGGACGGCGGCACTTCGCGCTTCGACCCGCGCGGCATTGTGTACCAGGCGGTTTGCTCCTGCTTTTCAACCAACGGCTTTCCCATTCCGCCGGGCGCCAACTACTATTCGGCCACCAACAACAGCTTTTCCGGTACCACCTTCAACGTGGCCTGCAACAACGCCTCGTTTGTGCTCAACTTCCAGCCCAGCATTGCCAATGCCGGCTCGGCCCAAACGGTGTGCGCCACGGCCGGGCCGGTGGCGCTGGTGGGCGCGCCGGCCGGCGGCGTGTGGAGCGGGCCGGGCGTGACGGGCTCCGCAGCAACGGGCTTCGTGTTCACGCCCTCGCTGGCGCTGCTGGGCGTGCAAACCCTCACCTACACCGTCATCAGCACGGGGGCGTGCACCACTTCCGACACCCGCCGCGTGACGGTGACTCCACCGCCCGCGGCTACTTTTGCCCCCCTGCCACAGCAGGCTTACTGCCTGCCCGCGCCCGGCGCCCCCGTCCTGGCGCCCGTGCGGCTCACGGGCACGCCAGCAGGCGGCACCTTCAGCGGGCCGGGCGTGACGGGCTCGGTGGCGACGGGTTTCTTTTTCACACCTAATCTGGCGGCCGGCACCTATCAGCTAACTTACTCGGTGACGGCCAACAACTGCACGGCCACGGCCACGCAGGCGGTGCTACTGGCCAACATTCCCGCCCCCACCGTGCTGGCCGATACCGCCATTTGCCCAGGCAGCACCCAAGCCTTCCGGCTGCGGGGGGCGCCGGCGGGTGGCACCTTTAGCGGGCCGGGCGTGACGGGCTCGGTGGCCACGGGCTTTTTCTTCACGCCACCGGCCGGCTTCACCGGCCCCGCCACGCTCACCTACAGCTACGCCAACAGCGCGGGCTGCGCAGGCACTACTACGCAACGCATTACCACTGCCGCAGTGCCCCAGCTGGCGCCTACCTGGGCGCCCGTGTTTTGCCCCGAAACCCGCTTTGCGCCACTGTCGCTGCGCTTCACGCTGGCCGGCTCGGGCATTCCTTCCCCGGCCAGCGTGGTGTGGGATTTTGGCGACGGCACGCAGTCGACCGACGCCAACCCCACGCACACCTATGCCGCGGCCGGCACCTACCGCCCCCTGCTGCGCCTGCGCTACAACAATAACAAGTGCGAAACCCAGGCCGCGCTGCCCGTGGTTGAGGTGCGGGAGCAGCGCATTCCGAACATCATCACGCCCAACGGCGACGACCAGAACCAGTTCTTCCGCCTCGGCCCCGACTGCCCGCCGCGCCTGCAAGTCTTCTCCCGCTGGGGCCAGCAGGTGCTCGACGCCCCCGCTTACCGCGACGACTGGAAGGCTGAAGGCCAGCCCGATGGCGTGTATTACTACCTCCTCACTTACCCCGACGGCCGCAAGCTCAAAGGCTGGGTGGAAGTGGTGCGGTAA
- a CDS encoding DUF7948 domain-containing protein has translation MPVPFRVVGRCFLATPLFFFALLSAQPGRAAGTEPGSPSLEFIQNQGQWASPVRYEAALPSGRLFVLRNALTYTFVDPALLSHHHSTGKAGAPSAAQPVGAAAHAYTVHFEKANARPRLTAETRTEGERNYFVGNDPKRWASHVAAYRRLRYEELWPGIGLTLYENRQQHLEYDVLLAPGANPARVALRYDGASGLALDAAGNLVVKTTVATVTESAPQAWQTDAAGRRQAVPCRFVLTGTTVTFALGSYDRTRALTIDPSVQFSTLTGSAADNWGFTATYDAAGNLYSGGIAFGPGYPTTNGAYQTTTSSLEDMAFIKYNTAVTGSSARVWATYLGGNSADFPHSLVVNGQNELVILGSTSSPNFPTTAGAAQRTFGGGTGLNPFNAPITSSQYMMPNGSDLVIARLSAAGSALQASTYLGGAGNDGVQRGGSQLAVNYGDVFRGDVLLDGTGNVYIASNTTSRSIPLLSNGFNLASAAGGDALVVKLNPNLTAVLWGGYLGGSGEDAAYSIQRDAQGRVYVSGGTTSPTLPATTGAYRAGPQGGTDGFAARISADGRTLDRVTYIGTNSYDQAHFLQLDAAGNAYLFGQTMGQFPATPGLYGSPNGTLFIQKLNPDLTASIYSTAFGSRGGNPVGPNIVPTAFLVDDCERVYVSGWGGEDNDLGNWLGGSTFGLPSTTNAVQRATDGSDFYLAQFAAGMTGLEYATFFGQIGGGAEHVDGGTSRFDKRGVVYQAMCASCGGGQGFPVLPDAGTYTTRNGSANCNNGAFKMTFDKITADPGPRRYVCVDGGAVTLGGTPTGGTWSGPGVQAVAGGGYRFVPAAVGPGQYNITYSVASTGICVSTRSVRYVVAPPVAPAMAVVPPQCTAGASVALTAQPAGGTWSGPGMSGSTFNPAAAGPGTHTITYTVSDSLGCGVTSRQVVVTRPPTATPGRDTTLCADQRQPFQLRGFAPAGGVWSGPGVSASGYFTPPNTNNRGGVFTLTYTVTEGPCQTQVQRTVVLAPTSTQNVDLNLPVCAALPQYAGLAPFNCLLTPVLLAPKATYRWDFGDGQTSTEATPTHLYEKPGSYRVQLQARYGNCEVLTGFAPVEVGEVLVPNIITPNGDNLNQTFKPRIGCLPASLEVYSRWGQRVYQANEYKYDWDASGLPDGIYYYLLRDTDNRQVKGWVEVRR, from the coding sequence ATGCCCGTACCTTTTCGCGTGGTTGGCCGGTGCTTTCTCGCAACGCCGCTGTTCTTTTTTGCACTGCTCTCGGCCCAGCCCGGCCGGGCCGCTGGCACCGAGCCCGGCAGCCCTAGTCTGGAGTTCATTCAGAACCAGGGCCAGTGGGCCAGCCCGGTGCGCTACGAAGCGGCCCTGCCGTCGGGCCGGCTGTTTGTGCTGCGCAATGCCCTCACCTACACCTTCGTGGACCCGGCCCTGCTGAGCCACCACCACAGCACGGGCAAGGCGGGGGCCCCGTCGGCGGCGCAGCCCGTGGGCGCGGCAGCCCACGCCTACACCGTGCATTTTGAGAAAGCCAACGCGCGCCCCCGCCTCACGGCCGAGACGCGCACCGAGGGCGAGCGCAACTACTTTGTAGGCAACGACCCCAAGCGCTGGGCCAGCCACGTGGCGGCCTACCGCCGGCTGCGCTACGAGGAGCTCTGGCCCGGCATCGGCCTCACGCTGTACGAAAACCGCCAACAGCACTTGGAGTACGACGTGCTGCTGGCCCCGGGCGCCAACCCCGCCCGCGTGGCCCTGCGCTACGACGGCGCCAGCGGCCTCGCCCTGGACGCGGCCGGCAACCTGGTGGTGAAAACCACCGTGGCCACCGTGACGGAAAGCGCCCCGCAGGCCTGGCAAACCGATGCTGCCGGCCGGCGCCAAGCCGTGCCTTGCCGCTTTGTGCTCACGGGCACCACCGTGACCTTCGCCCTGGGCAGCTACGACCGCACCCGCGCCCTCACCATCGACCCGTCGGTGCAGTTCTCGACCCTTACCGGCTCGGCGGCCGACAACTGGGGCTTCACGGCGACTTACGATGCGGCCGGCAACCTGTACTCCGGCGGCATTGCTTTCGGGCCGGGCTACCCAACCACCAACGGCGCCTACCAGACCACCACCAGCAGCCTGGAAGACATGGCGTTTATCAAATACAACACCGCCGTGACGGGGTCGTCGGCGCGGGTGTGGGCCACCTACCTGGGCGGCAACAGCGCCGACTTTCCGCACAGCCTGGTGGTGAACGGCCAGAACGAGCTGGTGATTCTGGGCAGCACGTCTTCGCCTAATTTTCCGACGACGGCCGGCGCAGCGCAGCGCACCTTTGGCGGCGGCACGGGCCTCAACCCCTTCAACGCCCCGATTACTTCGTCGCAGTACATGATGCCCAACGGGTCCGACCTGGTGATAGCGCGCCTCAGCGCCGCTGGCAGCGCGCTGCAGGCCAGCACCTACCTGGGCGGGGCCGGCAACGACGGGGTGCAGCGCGGCGGCTCGCAGCTGGCCGTGAACTACGGCGACGTGTTCCGTGGCGACGTGCTGCTGGACGGAACCGGCAACGTGTACATTGCCTCCAACACCACCTCGCGCAGCATCCCGCTGCTGAGCAACGGCTTCAACCTGGCATCGGCAGCGGGCGGCGATGCGCTGGTGGTGAAGCTGAACCCCAACCTGACGGCCGTGCTGTGGGGCGGCTACCTGGGCGGCTCGGGCGAAGACGCGGCCTACTCCATCCAGCGCGACGCGCAGGGCCGGGTGTACGTGAGCGGCGGCACCACCTCGCCCACGCTGCCGGCCACAACCGGCGCCTACCGCGCCGGCCCGCAGGGCGGCACCGATGGCTTCGCGGCCCGCATCAGCGCCGACGGGCGGACGCTGGACCGGGTGACGTACATCGGCACGAATAGCTACGACCAAGCGCATTTTCTGCAGCTCGACGCGGCCGGCAACGCGTATTTATTTGGGCAAACCATGGGGCAGTTTCCGGCCACGCCGGGCCTGTACGGCAGCCCCAACGGCACGCTCTTCATTCAGAAGCTCAACCCCGACCTGACGGCCAGCATCTACAGCACGGCCTTTGGCAGCCGCGGCGGCAACCCGGTGGGGCCCAACATTGTGCCCACGGCTTTTCTGGTCGACGACTGCGAGCGGGTGTACGTGAGCGGCTGGGGCGGCGAAGACAACGACCTGGGCAACTGGCTGGGCGGCAGCACCTTCGGCCTCCCCTCCACGACCAACGCCGTGCAGCGCGCCACCGACGGCTCCGACTTTTACCTGGCCCAGTTTGCGGCTGGCATGACGGGGCTGGAGTACGCCACCTTTTTCGGGCAAATTGGCGGCGGGGCCGAGCACGTGGACGGCGGCACCTCGCGCTTTGACAAGCGCGGCGTGGTGTACCAGGCCATGTGCGCCAGCTGCGGCGGCGGCCAGGGCTTTCCCGTGCTGCCCGATGCCGGCACCTACACCACCCGCAACGGCAGCGCCAACTGCAACAACGGCGCCTTCAAAATGACCTTCGACAAAATCACGGCCGACCCCGGCCCGCGCCGCTACGTGTGCGTGGACGGCGGAGCCGTGACGCTGGGCGGCACGCCCACGGGCGGCACCTGGAGCGGGCCCGGGGTACAGGCCGTGGCGGGCGGCGGCTACCGGTTTGTGCCCGCCGCGGTGGGCCCCGGCCAGTACAACATTACTTACTCGGTGGCTTCCACGGGCATTTGCGTGAGCACCCGCAGCGTGCGCTACGTGGTGGCGCCGCCCGTGGCCCCGGCCATGGCGGTGGTGCCGCCGCAGTGCACGGCGGGCGCCAGCGTGGCGCTGACGGCCCAGCCCGCGGGCGGCACCTGGAGCGGGCCCGGCATGAGCGGCAGCACGTTCAACCCCGCGGCGGCGGGCCCGGGCACGCACACCATTACCTACACCGTGAGCGACTCGCTGGGCTGCGGCGTGACCTCCCGGCAGGTGGTGGTGACGCGCCCGCCCACCGCCACGCCCGGCCGCGACACCACCCTGTGCGCCGACCAGCGCCAGCCCTTCCAGCTGCGCGGCTTCGCGCCGGCCGGCGGCGTGTGGAGTGGCCCCGGCGTATCGGCCAGCGGCTATTTCACGCCGCCCAACACCAACAACCGCGGCGGCGTGTTCACCCTCACCTACACCGTGACGGAAGGCCCTTGCCAAACGCAGGTGCAGCGCACGGTGGTGCTGGCGCCCACCTCCACCCAAAACGTGGATTTGAACCTGCCCGTGTGTGCTGCCCTGCCGCAGTACGCCGGCCTGGCCCCCTTCAACTGCCTGCTGACGCCGGTGCTGCTGGCGCCCAAGGCCACGTACCGCTGGGACTTTGGCGACGGGCAGACGAGCACCGAGGCCACCCCCACCCACCTCTATGAAAAGCCCGGCTCCTACCGCGTGCAGCTACAGGCCCGCTACGGCAACTGCGAGGTGCTCACTGGCTTCGCGCCCGTGGAGGTGGGCGAAGTGCTGGTGCCCAACATCATCACGCCCAACGGCGACAACCTGAACCAGACCTTCAAGCCGCGCATCGGCTGCCTGCCCGCCTCGCTGGAAGTGTATTCGCGCTGGGGCCAGCGCGTGTACCAGGCCAATGAGTATAAGTATGATTGGGACGCCAGCGGCCTGCCCGACGGCATCTACTACTACCTGCTGCGCGACACCGACAACCGCCAGGTGAAGGGCTGGGTGGAAGTGCGCCGCTAG
- a CDS encoding T9SS type B sorting domain-containing protein has product MPNIITPNADGQNDFFEQRFSCLPVQLRVYSRWGQEVFRAEEYANDWNAAGVPAGIYYLVLRDTAGRRYRGWLEVVK; this is encoded by the coding sequence GTGCCCAACATCATCACCCCCAACGCCGACGGACAGAACGACTTTTTTGAGCAGCGCTTTTCCTGCTTGCCGGTGCAGCTGCGGGTGTACTCGCGCTGGGGCCAGGAGGTGTTTCGGGCCGAAGAATACGCCAACGACTGGAACGCGGCCGGGGTACCAGCGGGCATCTATTACCTCGTGTTGCGCGACACGGCCGGGCGCCGCTACCGGGGCTGGCTGGAAGTGGTGAAGTAA
- a CDS encoding DUF7948 domain-containing protein produces MRTKASGPPLPGGTLFIEPAGFVYSLRDSAARPQHGAPAATAGRGQAYAVRFKGATAAALRGAKQLPVLRSYYLGSDPSRWATGVPGFRQVHYADVCPGVDATLYENDRQRLEYAFAVVPGARPGAIVLRYDGATGRPHPAAGRALRLCAARQPAELPTRHLRPSLLCGRGRRRQRGGYRPVGAQHHHPQRRRTERLF; encoded by the coding sequence ATGAGAACAAAGGCCAGTGGCCCGCCGCTGCCCGGCGGCACGCTGTTCATCGAGCCGGCCGGCTTCGTGTACTCCCTGCGCGACTCGGCCGCCCGGCCGCAGCACGGGGCGCCGGCCGCCACCGCCGGCCGCGGCCAAGCCTACGCCGTGCGCTTTAAGGGCGCGACGGCCGCAGCGCTGCGCGGGGCCAAGCAGCTGCCCGTTCTCCGCAGCTACTACCTCGGCTCCGACCCCAGCCGCTGGGCCACGGGGGTGCCGGGCTTCCGGCAGGTGCACTACGCCGACGTCTGTCCCGGCGTCGACGCGACGCTGTATGAAAACGACCGGCAGCGGCTGGAATACGCCTTCGCGGTGGTGCCCGGCGCCCGGCCCGGCGCCATTGTGCTGCGCTACGACGGCGCCACCGGCCGGCCGCATCCAGCGGCCGGCCGTGCCCTGCGCCTTTGTGCTGCACGACAACCGGCGGAACTTCCGACTCGGCACCTACGACCAAGCCTACTTTGTGGACGTGGACGCCGCCGGCAGCGTGGTGGTTACCGACCCGTTGGTGCCCAACATCATCACCCCCAACGCCGACGGACAGAACGACTTTTTTGA